The Actinomadura sp. WMMB 499 genome includes a window with the following:
- the ilvC gene encoding ketol-acid reductoisomerase, whose translation MFYDDAADLSVIQGRHVAIIGYGSQGHAHALSLRDSGVDVRVGLREGSASREKAEAEGLRVVTPAEAAEEADLVMLLAPDHHHREIFEKDIKPALVEGDALFFGHGFSTRYGLVQAPEGVDVAMVAPKGPGHLVRRQFVAGRGVPVIVAVEKDPSGNAWPLALSYAKAIGGLRAGGIKTTFTEETETDLFGEQAVLCGGASELVKTGFEVLTEAGYQPEVAYFEVLHELKLIVDLMYEGGISKMYWSVSDNAEYGGYRSGPRVITPETKAAMKKILGEIQSGEYAKELVNEFETGQKKFSEYREKMAEHPVEKTGAELRPMMSWLND comes from the coding sequence ATGTTCTACGACGACGCGGCCGACCTGAGCGTCATCCAGGGCCGGCACGTGGCGATCATCGGCTACGGCAGCCAGGGACACGCGCACGCGCTCTCCCTGCGCGACTCCGGCGTCGACGTGCGGGTCGGGCTCCGCGAGGGGTCGGCCAGCCGGGAGAAGGCCGAGGCCGAGGGCCTGCGCGTCGTCACCCCGGCGGAGGCGGCCGAGGAGGCCGACCTCGTCATGCTGCTCGCTCCCGACCACCACCACCGGGAGATCTTCGAGAAGGACATCAAGCCCGCGCTGGTCGAGGGCGACGCGCTGTTCTTCGGGCACGGCTTCAGCACCCGCTACGGCCTCGTCCAGGCGCCGGAGGGCGTGGACGTGGCGATGGTCGCGCCGAAGGGCCCCGGCCACCTCGTCCGCCGCCAGTTCGTCGCCGGCCGCGGCGTCCCGGTGATCGTCGCGGTGGAGAAGGACCCGTCCGGCAACGCCTGGCCGCTGGCGCTCTCCTACGCCAAGGCCATCGGCGGCCTCCGCGCGGGCGGCATCAAGACGACCTTCACCGAGGAGACCGAGACCGACCTGTTCGGCGAGCAGGCCGTGCTGTGCGGCGGCGCGTCCGAGCTGGTGAAGACCGGGTTCGAGGTGCTGACCGAGGCCGGCTACCAGCCGGAGGTCGCCTACTTCGAGGTGCTGCACGAGCTGAAGCTGATCGTCGACCTCATGTACGAGGGCGGCATCTCGAAGATGTACTGGTCGGTGTCCGACAACGCCGAGTACGGCGGCTACCGGAGCGGCCCGCGCGTGATCACGCCGGAGACCAAGGCCGCGATGAAGAAGATCCTCGGCGAGATCCAGTCCGGCGAGTACGCCAAGGAGCTGGTGAACGAGTTCGAGACCGGCCAGAAGAAGTTCAGCGAGTACCGCGAGAAGATGGCCGAGCACCCGGTCGAGAAGACCGGCGCCGAGCTGCGGCCGATGATGAGCTGGCTCAACGACTGA
- a CDS encoding PadR family transcriptional regulator, whose amino-acid sequence MSIRHGLLALLSQGPRYGYQLRTEFESSTGATWPLNIGQVYSTLSRLERDDLVTRVGADDEGRFVYRITPGGEDEVRRWFATPVARADRPRDELAIKLAMAVTTPGVDVARVVQAQRTATLRGLQDLTRLKAEPSAEPPGQSDHAWRLVLESMIFQAEAEMRWLDHCESYVARAVPPPPPVPGEPERDPSHTGEAHR is encoded by the coding sequence ATGTCGATCCGTCATGGCCTCCTGGCGCTGCTGTCCCAGGGGCCCCGCTACGGCTACCAGCTGCGCACCGAGTTCGAGTCGTCCACGGGCGCCACCTGGCCGCTCAACATCGGGCAGGTGTACTCCACCCTCTCCCGGCTCGAACGGGACGACCTGGTCACCCGCGTGGGCGCCGACGACGAGGGCCGGTTCGTCTACCGGATCACCCCGGGCGGCGAGGACGAGGTGCGGCGCTGGTTCGCCACTCCCGTCGCCCGCGCCGACCGGCCCCGCGACGAACTGGCCATCAAGCTGGCGATGGCCGTCACGACGCCCGGCGTCGACGTCGCCCGGGTCGTCCAGGCGCAGCGCACCGCCACCCTGCGCGGCCTGCAGGACCTCACCCGCCTCAAGGCCGAGCCGTCCGCCGAGCCTCCCGGCCAGAGCGACCACGCCTGGCGGCTGGTGCTCGAATCGATGATCTTCCAGGCCGAGGCGGAGATGCGCTGGCTCGACCACTGCGAGTCCTATGTCGCGCGCGCCGTGCCGCCGCCTCCGCCCGTCCCCGGCGAGCCGGAACGGGACCCGTCGCACACCGGGGAGGCGCACCGGTGA
- a CDS encoding ABC transporter ATP-binding protein → MSVLSLRDLSRDHGTGAALVHALRDVSLDVAEGEFVAVMGPSGSGKSTLLTLAGGLDTPTAGQVLVGGEDIGGLKPAARSALRRRGIGYVFQDLNLVPSLTAAENVMLPRELDGVRTRKARAEARAALAEIGVGDLAGRYPDEMSGGQQQRVAIARALVGDRRLVLADEPTGALDSRTGDEVMRVLRRRCDAGAACLMVTHEPRHAAWADRAVFLRDGRVVDATPARPGPETLLEEAR, encoded by the coding sequence GTGAGCGTCCTGTCCCTGCGGGACCTCTCCCGCGACCACGGGACGGGCGCCGCGCTCGTCCACGCCCTGCGCGACGTGAGCCTCGACGTCGCCGAGGGTGAGTTCGTGGCCGTCATGGGTCCGTCCGGTTCCGGCAAGTCGACGCTGCTGACGCTCGCGGGCGGGCTCGACACCCCGACCGCCGGGCAGGTGCTGGTCGGCGGCGAGGACATCGGCGGGCTGAAGCCGGCCGCACGCTCGGCGCTGCGCCGCCGCGGCATCGGCTACGTGTTCCAGGACCTCAACCTCGTCCCGAGCCTGACCGCCGCCGAGAACGTCATGCTGCCCCGCGAACTGGACGGCGTCCGCACCCGGAAGGCCCGCGCGGAGGCCCGCGCCGCGCTCGCGGAGATCGGTGTCGGCGACCTCGCGGGCCGGTACCCCGACGAGATGTCCGGTGGCCAGCAGCAGCGCGTGGCGATCGCCCGCGCGCTCGTCGGCGACCGCCGGCTCGTCCTGGCCGACGAGCCGACCGGCGCCCTCGACAGCCGCACCGGGGACGAGGTCATGCGCGTCCTGCGGCGGCGCTGCGACGCGGGCGCCGCCTGCCTGATGGTCACGCACGAGCCGAGGCACGCGGCCTGGGCCGACCGGGCGGTGTTCCTGCGGGACGGCCGCGTCGTCGACGCCACGCCCGCCCGTCCGGGCCCGGAGACCCTGCTGGAGGAGGCCCGGTGA
- a CDS encoding ABC transporter permease, translating into MTGYRPALRIALHDALRAKGRTALILCMIGLPVAAVVALGTVWKTLDWSPRESLPHEIGAADARLTSTGRDPIRQLDHQSSIDLRPGPPRPETRPWTTAEVARLATALYGPDARVLSMVLGRSVALATSAGPLRVPLTELDVRDPMARGILEITEGRAPATPDEIALSPSLAGRGLELGGTVRVDRAGTPKRIVGYVRDPYSPRGAEPTEHSALTLPAAIPAAPAGSSADPADDATGSADDDAIRQWLVDAGEAVTRNDIAAFNAGGFMVLCLEAVENPLDEPESSGPASLPDWPLNRTNAVVVLAVAMVMLQVVLLAGPAFAVDVRRRRRLLALVAVAGGGPRHLRAVVLAGGLLLGSAGALGGLLLGIAAGAVTGEVVRAATDAADRPVGPFDVPWAAVAATVLLGTAAGLVAAYFPARQAARMDVVAALAGRRDPARARSGRRRAVAGAALAAAGVLCCLFGVRTLREFGAAGGAAAIIVGTVLTVPWLVGALGGVAGRLPVPLRLAVRDGARNRARTAPAVAAIMAAVAGATALAIANAGDLKQARELYKAELPQGSALIWPTLEKAPAARTARDVTGGDVTGGDVTGGDRTVAAWAEAVRRNDARAAEVRAAIEREVPGLPLLDLPILPGHTCTPPVNPACHSVTFSTGYRGGGTASHALETVVGGAAEARMLLGREVPEVTEALAAGKIVVFGARTPPTESTTATVQVWEQGRPKPRTLRQVTGLPAVTVAMDAHVRALVPPSAAGRIGVPPRVAAFGVDAAEHRTTEPEAERVDELLAGFDGTEQGRVYVERGFDRTEGTLMSVLAAVAAVLTLGGALIATGLSAADARPDLAVLAAIGARPRTRRLLAAGQAAFVAVLGCWLGIAAGFVPGIAASRALTEELLDGPSGQGPFFDVPWTVLLVIGVAVPLVTALVAGLCVRSRLPGATATRA; encoded by the coding sequence GTGACCGGCTACCGGCCCGCGCTGCGCATCGCCTTGCACGACGCGCTGCGCGCCAAGGGACGCACGGCGCTGATCCTGTGCATGATCGGGCTGCCCGTCGCGGCCGTCGTGGCGCTGGGCACGGTGTGGAAGACGCTGGACTGGTCGCCGCGCGAGTCGTTGCCGCACGAGATCGGCGCGGCGGACGCCCGCCTCACCAGCACCGGCCGGGACCCGATCCGGCAGCTGGACCATCAGAGCTCCATCGACCTGCGGCCCGGCCCCCCGCGTCCGGAGACCCGGCCATGGACCACGGCGGAGGTCGCCCGGCTCGCCACCGCCCTGTACGGTCCGGACGCGCGCGTGCTGTCGATGGTGCTCGGGAGGTCGGTCGCCCTCGCGACGTCCGCCGGTCCGCTGCGGGTCCCCCTCACCGAACTGGACGTCCGCGATCCGATGGCGCGCGGGATCCTGGAGATCACCGAGGGGCGGGCGCCCGCGACGCCGGACGAGATCGCGCTGTCGCCCTCGCTCGCCGGGCGCGGCCTCGAGCTCGGCGGCACGGTCCGCGTCGATCGCGCCGGAACGCCCAAGCGCATCGTCGGCTACGTGCGCGACCCGTACTCGCCCCGCGGCGCGGAGCCCACCGAGCACTCCGCCCTCACCCTCCCCGCCGCCATACCCGCCGCCCCCGCCGGATCTTCTGCCGACCCGGCCGACGATGCGACCGGCTCCGCGGACGACGACGCGATCCGGCAATGGCTGGTCGACGCGGGCGAGGCGGTGACCCGGAACGACATCGCCGCGTTCAACGCGGGCGGCTTCATGGTCCTGTGCCTCGAGGCTGTCGAGAATCCGCTGGACGAACCCGAGTCGTCCGGTCCGGCATCGTTGCCCGACTGGCCCTTGAACCGGACGAACGCGGTCGTCGTGCTGGCCGTGGCGATGGTCATGCTGCAGGTCGTGCTGCTGGCGGGTCCCGCGTTCGCCGTTGACGTCCGCAGGCGGCGGCGCCTGCTCGCGCTCGTCGCGGTCGCGGGCGGCGGACCTCGCCACCTTCGGGCCGTCGTCCTGGCCGGGGGCCTGCTCCTCGGGAGCGCGGGCGCGCTGGGCGGCCTGCTGCTCGGGATCGCCGCCGGGGCCGTGACCGGGGAGGTCGTGCGGGCGGCGACGGACGCGGCGGACCGGCCCGTGGGGCCGTTCGACGTGCCGTGGGCGGCGGTCGCCGCGACCGTCCTGCTCGGCACCGCCGCCGGCCTCGTCGCCGCCTACTTCCCGGCCCGCCAGGCCGCGCGCATGGACGTCGTCGCCGCCCTCGCCGGACGCCGCGATCCCGCCCGTGCCCGCAGCGGCCGCCGCCGGGCGGTCGCGGGCGCCGCACTCGCCGCCGCCGGGGTGCTCTGCTGCCTGTTCGGCGTGCGGACGCTGCGCGAGTTCGGCGCGGCCGGCGGCGCCGCCGCGATCATCGTCGGGACGGTCCTGACGGTGCCCTGGCTGGTCGGGGCGCTGGGAGGCGTCGCCGGACGGCTGCCGGTGCCGCTGCGCCTCGCCGTCCGGGACGGCGCCCGCAACCGGGCCCGCACCGCGCCCGCGGTCGCCGCGATCATGGCGGCGGTGGCCGGGGCGACCGCGCTGGCCATCGCCAACGCGGGCGACCTGAAGCAGGCGCGGGAACTCTACAAGGCCGAACTCCCGCAAGGCTCGGCGCTGATCTGGCCGACTCTGGAGAAGGCACCCGCCGCCCGGACGGCCCGCGACGTGACGGGCGGCGACGTGACGGGCGGCGACGTGACGGGCGGAGACCGGACGGTCGCGGCCTGGGCGGAGGCCGTCCGGCGGAACGACGCGCGGGCCGCGGAGGTCCGCGCCGCGATCGAGCGCGAGGTCCCCGGGCTGCCGCTGCTCGACCTGCCGATCCTGCCGGGCCACACCTGCACGCCGCCCGTCAATCCCGCGTGCCACTCGGTGACCTTCAGCACCGGGTACCGCGGTGGAGGCACCGCCTCGCACGCCTTGGAGACGGTCGTGGGCGGCGCCGCCGAGGCCCGGATGCTGCTCGGGCGCGAGGTCCCCGAGGTCACCGAGGCACTGGCCGCCGGCAAGATCGTCGTCTTCGGGGCGCGCACGCCCCCCACGGAGTCGACGACCGCCACCGTCCAGGTGTGGGAGCAGGGGAGACCGAAGCCGCGGACGCTCCGGCAGGTGACGGGGCTCCCGGCGGTCACGGTCGCCATGGACGCGCACGTGCGGGCGCTCGTGCCGCCGTCCGCCGCCGGGCGGATCGGTGTCCCGCCGCGCGTCGCGGCGTTCGGAGTGGACGCGGCCGAACACCGGACCACCGAGCCGGAGGCGGAACGCGTGGACGAGTTGCTCGCCGGGTTCGACGGGACCGAGCAGGGCCGCGTCTACGTCGAGCGCGGCTTCGACCGCACCGAGGGGACGCTGATGTCGGTGCTCGCGGCGGTCGCCGCCGTCCTGACGCTGGGCGGCGCGCTGATCGCCACCGGGCTGTCGGCCGCCGACGCCCGTCCCGACCTCGCCGTCCTCGCCGCGATCGGCGCCCGGCCGCGCACCCGGCGGCTGCTGGCGGCGGGCCAGGCCGCGTTCGTCGCCGTGCTCGGCTGCTGGCTGGGCATCGCGGCCGGGTTCGTCCCCGGTATCGCGGCGTCGCGGGCGCTCACCGAGGAACTGCTGGACGGACCCTCCGGGCAGGGCCCGTTCTTCGACGTTCCATGGACGGTGCTGCTGGTCATCGGTGTCGCGGTGCCGCTGGTCACGGCGCTCGTCGCGGGCCTGTGCGTCCGGTCGAGGCTCCCCGGGGCGACCGCCACCCGCGCCTGA
- a CDS encoding DUF2079 domain-containing protein, with product MAEGGSAGGGAGTLDRAPADRAGRDVRRRWAARGRRLAGPAALVAVSAAVYAAYSLLCLYTFRASSYDLVIFDQAVRSYSGFGPPVAIVKGVHNGFGPDFSVLGDHFSPILAVLAPLYWIHDGPGTLLVAQAVLFAAAIVPIFRYAQRRLGRAAAYCASGAYALSWPVAEALAFDFHEVAFVPLLSALLIERHDARRRGQAAAVAVLLLLVKEDMGLLLAGFGLYLLTRRGERRSGAVHIAAGLAATWVASRLLIPAAGGDENYYWAYGALGPDLPRAAVHAVTHPWDVLALLGDPPAKLGTMLLLAAPLLLLPLASPLALVAVPLLAERMLADGFENWWQPQYHYNAFVIAVLVMAAVDGAVRLRGRVRAARRGPRALPAAGLLVAAALTVPFFAFGDLADPSLYRRDARVRAAAEAAAHVPSGALVEAANSVGPALSARTRVLLLDRWPRSAPWVVADVERLTFPFRSVDDQRVRVRGLLHLGYREVYRSGGYVVLHHSGYPPTGNFGRTSNTP from the coding sequence GTGGCTGAGGGGGGTTCGGCCGGCGGGGGAGCGGGGACCCTCGACCGGGCGCCGGCGGACCGCGCCGGACGGGACGTGCGGCGCCGCTGGGCCGCGCGCGGGCGCCGCCTCGCGGGACCGGCGGCGCTGGTCGCCGTCAGCGCCGCCGTGTACGCGGCGTACTCGCTGCTGTGCCTGTACACGTTCCGGGCCAGCAGCTACGACCTGGTGATCTTCGACCAGGCGGTCCGCTCCTACAGCGGATTCGGGCCGCCGGTCGCGATCGTCAAGGGCGTCCACAACGGGTTCGGGCCCGACTTCTCGGTGCTCGGCGACCACTTCTCGCCGATCCTCGCCGTGCTGGCGCCGCTCTACTGGATCCACGACGGCCCCGGCACGCTGCTGGTCGCGCAGGCCGTGCTGTTCGCGGCCGCGATCGTCCCGATCTTCCGGTACGCGCAGCGGAGGCTGGGCCGGGCCGCCGCCTACTGCGCGTCCGGCGCCTACGCCCTGTCGTGGCCGGTCGCCGAGGCACTCGCGTTCGACTTCCACGAGGTCGCGTTCGTCCCCCTGCTGTCGGCCCTGCTCATCGAGCGGCACGACGCGCGGCGGCGCGGGCAGGCGGCGGCCGTCGCGGTGCTCCTGCTGCTGGTCAAGGAGGACATGGGCCTCCTGCTCGCCGGGTTCGGCCTCTACCTGCTCACCCGCCGCGGCGAGCGCCGCTCCGGCGCCGTCCACATCGCCGCCGGGCTCGCCGCCACCTGGGTCGCCTCGCGCCTGCTCATCCCGGCGGCCGGCGGCGACGAGAACTACTACTGGGCGTACGGGGCGCTCGGCCCCGATCTCCCGCGCGCCGCCGTCCACGCGGTGACGCACCCCTGGGACGTCCTGGCGCTGCTGGGCGATCCGCCCGCCAAGCTCGGCACGATGCTGCTGCTCGCGGCCCCGCTGCTGCTGCTCCCGCTGGCGTCCCCGCTGGCGCTCGTCGCGGTGCCGCTGCTCGCCGAGCGGATGCTGGCCGACGGCTTCGAGAACTGGTGGCAGCCGCAGTACCACTACAACGCGTTCGTCATCGCGGTCCTGGTCATGGCCGCCGTGGACGGGGCGGTGCGGCTGCGCGGGCGCGTCCGTGCGGCCCGCCGCGGCCCGCGCGCCCTGCCCGCGGCGGGACTGCTGGTCGCAGCGGCCCTCACCGTTCCCTTCTTCGCGTTCGGCGATCTCGCCGACCCCTCCCTGTACCGGCGGGACGCGCGCGTGCGGGCGGCCGCCGAGGCCGCCGCGCACGTCCCGTCCGGCGCGCTCGTCGAGGCGGCGAACAGCGTCGGGCCCGCGCTCTCGGCCCGTACCCGCGTGCTGCTCCTGGACCGGTGGCCCCGCAGCGCGCCGTGGGTCGTCGCCGACGTCGAGCGGCTGACGTTCCCGTTCCGCTCGGTGGACGATCAGCGCGTGCGCGTCCGGGGACTGCTGCACCTCGGGTACAGGGAGGTCTACCGGAGCGGCGGGTACGTCGTCCTGCACCACTCCGGATACCCGCCGACCGGGAATTTTGGACGGACGTCCAATACTCCGTGA
- the serA gene encoding phosphoglycerate dehydrogenase, whose amino-acid sequence MSKPVVLVAEELSPAGIAVLESDFEVRHVDGSDREQLLPAVADVDALIVRSATKVTAEVFRHAAKLRVVARAGVGLDNVDVEAATKAGVMVVNAPTSNIVTAAEHAIALLLATARNVPQGHAALKQGEWKRSKYTGVELQGKTVGVLGLGRIGVLVAQRLAAFDMNVIAFDPYVQAARAAQLGVKLVTLDEVLAESDFITVHLPKTPETLGLIGDRELHRVKPSVRIVNAARGGIVDENALELAIKDGRVAAAGLDVFSSEPCTDSPLFHHDNVVVTPHLGASTHEAQEKAGTQVARSVMLALSGEFVPDAVNVQGGAVAEDVKPGLPLAEKLGRIFTALAGGVPVRLDVVVRGEIAEHDVKVLELAALKGVFVDVIEEAVTFVNAPLLARDRGVEVTLTTSEDSPDWRNVVQVRGTMAGGEVVSVSGTLTGPKHAERLVEINGYDMELVPTAHMAFFSYVDRPGIVGAVGKLLGDEQVNIAGMQVGRDAKGGRALIALTVDTAIPAQLVDAITTAVGADMGRRVDLDA is encoded by the coding sequence TTGAGCAAGCCCGTCGTCCTCGTCGCAGAAGAACTCTCACCCGCCGGCATCGCCGTGCTGGAGTCCGACTTCGAGGTCCGCCACGTCGACGGAAGCGACCGCGAGCAGCTACTGCCCGCGGTGGCCGACGTCGACGCGCTGATCGTCCGCAGCGCCACCAAGGTCACCGCGGAGGTGTTCCGGCACGCCGCGAAGCTGCGCGTCGTCGCCCGCGCCGGCGTCGGCCTCGACAACGTCGACGTGGAGGCCGCCACCAAGGCCGGCGTCATGGTCGTCAACGCGCCCACGTCCAACATCGTCACCGCCGCCGAGCACGCCATCGCGCTGCTGCTGGCCACCGCCCGGAACGTGCCACAGGGCCACGCCGCGCTCAAGCAGGGCGAGTGGAAGCGGTCCAAGTACACCGGCGTCGAGCTGCAGGGCAAGACGGTCGGCGTCCTCGGCCTCGGCCGCATCGGCGTCCTCGTCGCCCAGCGCCTCGCCGCGTTCGACATGAACGTCATCGCGTTCGACCCCTACGTGCAGGCCGCCCGCGCCGCGCAGCTCGGCGTGAAGCTCGTCACGCTCGACGAGGTGCTCGCCGAGAGCGACTTCATCACCGTGCACCTGCCGAAGACCCCCGAGACCCTCGGGCTCATCGGCGACCGCGAGCTGCACCGGGTCAAGCCCAGCGTCCGGATCGTCAACGCCGCCCGCGGCGGCATCGTCGACGAGAACGCGCTGGAGCTGGCGATCAAGGACGGCCGCGTCGCCGCCGCCGGCCTCGACGTGTTCAGCAGCGAGCCCTGCACCGACAGCCCGCTGTTCCACCACGACAACGTCGTGGTCACCCCGCACCTGGGCGCCAGCACCCACGAGGCGCAGGAGAAGGCGGGCACCCAGGTCGCCCGCTCGGTGATGCTCGCGCTCTCCGGCGAGTTCGTCCCGGACGCCGTCAACGTGCAGGGCGGCGCCGTCGCCGAGGACGTCAAGCCCGGCCTGCCGCTCGCCGAGAAGCTCGGCCGGATCTTCACCGCGCTCGCCGGCGGCGTCCCGGTCCGCCTCGACGTCGTCGTCCGCGGCGAGATCGCCGAGCACGACGTCAAGGTGCTCGAGCTGGCCGCGCTCAAGGGCGTCTTCGTGGACGTCATCGAGGAGGCCGTCACCTTCGTGAACGCGCCGCTGCTGGCCCGCGACCGCGGCGTCGAGGTGACCCTCACCACCAGCGAGGACAGCCCCGACTGGCGCAACGTCGTCCAGGTGCGCGGCACCATGGCGGGCGGCGAGGTCGTGTCGGTGTCGGGCACCCTCACCGGCCCCAAGCACGCCGAGCGGCTCGTCGAGATCAACGGCTACGACATGGAGCTGGTCCCGACCGCGCACATGGCGTTCTTCTCCTACGTCGACCGCCCCGGCATCGTCGGCGCCGTCGGCAAGCTGCTCGGCGACGAGCAGGTCAACATCGCCGGCATGCAGGTCGGCCGGGACGCCAAGGGCGGCCGCGCGCTGATCGCGCTCACCGTCGACACCGCCATCCCGGCCCAGCTCGTCGACGCCATCACGACCGCGGTCGGCGCCGACATGGGCCGCCGCGTCGACCTGGACGCCTGA